Proteins encoded together in one Quercus lobata isolate SW786 chromosome 3, ValleyOak3.0 Primary Assembly, whole genome shotgun sequence window:
- the LOC115980041 gene encoding uncharacterized protein LOC115980041 gives MGLLSRKIFPACESMCVCCPALRSSSRQPVKRYKKLLAEIFPKSLDGPPNERKIVKLCEYAAKNPVRIPKIAKYLEERCYKELRVEHIKFINIVTEAYNKLLCICKKQMAYFAVSLLNVVTALLDNSKQDAMRILGCQTLTRFIYSQADGTYAHNIEKLVRKVCALVREKGEEHQSPCLRASSLQCLSAMVWFMAQFSHIFADFDEIVHVTLDNYEPDTHNDGDVERGEPHHNWVDEIVRCEGRGGAVASCDTSPSCMNLRPRPEKKDPSLLTREEIEMPKVWAQICIQRMAELAKESSTMRRVLDPMFGYFDSGRHWVPQQGLAIMVLSDVLYFMDSSGNQQLILASLIRHLDHKNVAHDPQLKSYVIQVATALARQIRSGVVLAEIGFVCDLCRHLRKSLQATVESVGDQESNSNILLQNSIEGCLLEIAKGIGDARPLFDLMAITLEKLPSAAVARATIGSLMILAHVISVASVSSRSQQVFPETLLIQLLKVMLHPDVEARVGAHHIFSALLIPSSNHPRHEVASLRSGFLYQPRRWHSNTASASITALLEKLRREKDGIKAEERGNSVHDDFKERDISEEDWKQGRVRKNSPNFYKISSIIDRTAGATSLSEAEPHIMKFSEDQVAQLLSAFWMQANLPDNLPSNFEAIAHSFVLTLISSGLKNPNDSLVVRFFQLPLSLRNISLDPNNGVLSPACQRSIFVLSTGMLMFAAKIYHIPDLNDLLKSLVPCDVDPYLGISDDLQVYVRPQMDIRGYGSVTDNQLATSLLLELRNKIYESENIIMDILVQNLSSITEVAADDLTKQLSESFTPDDAFMFGPRSILEFDHSQTVSHSKESLSFDGDYPTNSLVEDDAISEASVLDISRFIPRMPPSPCVPHVISIGQLLESALEVAGQVVGTSVTTSPLPYNTMASQCEALGTGTRKKLSNWLAHENHQSRLVDKLSPAFPADGHLALKRITSIDHRAQGAVLPQDPWLSMRLPPASPFDNFLKAAGC, from the exons atgGGGTTACTCTCCAGAAAGATTTTCCCAGCATGTGAGAGCATGTGTGTTTGTTGTCCTGCTTTGAGATCAAGCTCTCGACAACCCGTTAAGCGTTACAAAAAACTGCTTGCAGAGATCTTTCCTAAGTCTCTT GATGGCCCtccaaatgaaagaaaaattgttaaGTTATGTGAATATGCTGCAAAAAACCCGGTTCGGATCCCTAAG ATAGCGAAGTATCTTGAAGAAAGGTGCTACAAAGAACTGCGAGTTGAACACATCAAGTTCATCAATATTGTTACGGAGGCCTACAATAAGTTGCTTTGTATTTGTAAGAAACAGAT GGCATATTTTGCTGTTAGTCTGCTGAATGTGGTTACTGCACTTTTGGATAACTCTAAGCAAGATGCTATGCGTATACTTGGATGCCAAACCTTAACAAGGTTCATCTACAGTCAG GCAGATGGCACTTACGCACATAACATTGAAAAGTTGGTTCGAAAAGTATGCGCTCTGGTTCGTGAGAAAGGGGAAGAACATCAAAGCCCCTGCTTAAGGGCATCAAGCTTGCAGTGCCTATCAGCCATG GTGTGGTTTATGGCACAGTTCTCACATATTTTTGCGGATTTTGATGAG ATTGTACATGTCACTTTAGATAACTATGAGCCTGATACTCATAATGACGGTGATGTTGAGAGAGGGGAGCCACATCATAATTGGGTGGATGAAATTGTTAGATGTGAGGGCAGAGGTGGTGCAGTTGCAAGTTGCGATACTAGCCCTAGCTGCATGAACTTGAGGCCAAGACCAGAAAAGAAGGATCCTTCTCTTTTGACAAG AGAGGAGATTGAGATGCCAAAAGTATGGGCACAAATATGCATCCAAAGAATGGCTGAATTAGCCAAGGAGAGTTCAACAATGCGCAGGGTACTTGATCCGATGTTTGGTTATTTTGATTCTGGACGTCACTGGGTGCCTCAGCAGGGGCTGGCTATAATGGTTTTGTCCGATGTGTTGTATTTCATGGACAGTTCAG GGAATCAGCAGTTGATTTTAGCTTCTTTGATCCGTCATCTAGACCACAAAAATGTTGCACATGATCCACAGCTCAAGTCTTATGTCATTCAAGTGGCTACTGCTTTAGCTAGGCAAATTAGATCAGGAGTTGTGCTGGCAGAAATTGGATTTGTCTGTGACCTATGCAGGCATCTGAGAAAAAGTCTTCAAGCCACAGTTGAATCAGTTGGTGACCAAGAGTCAAACTCGAATATATTACTGCAGAATTCCATTGAAGGCTGTCTGCTTGAAATTGCAAAAGGG ATTGGTGATGCACGGCCGCTATTTGACCTGATGGCTATAACCCTGGAGAAGTTGCCATCTGCAGCTGTTGCCAGGGCAACCATTGGATCATTAATGATTCTTGCTCATGTGATCTCAGTGGCATCAGTCTCTTCACGGTCTCAGCAG GTCTTTCCAGAAACCCTTCTTATCCAATTGTTGAAAGTAATGTTACACCCAGATGTTGAGGCAAGAGTTGGAGCACATCATATATTTTCCGCTCTTCTAATTCCCAGCTCTAATCATCCCCGACATGAAGTTGCTTCTCTGAGAAGTGGTTTTTTATACCAACCAAGAAGATGGCACTCAAATACTGCATCTGCATCAATTACAGCTCTACTTGAAAAGCTCCGGAGAGAAAAAGATGGCATCAAAGCAGAAGAGCGTGGGAATAGTGTTCATGATGATTTTAAAGAAAGGGACATTTCAGAAGAAGACTGGAAGCAAGGCCGTGTCCGCAAAAATTCTCCTAACTTTTACAAAATTAGCTCTATTATCGACAGGACAGCTGGGGCAACCAGCCTGTCTGAGGCT GAACCACATATTATGAAGTTTAGTGAGGATCAAGTAGCACAGTTGCTATCTGCCTTTTGGATGCAAGCCAATCTTCCAGATAATTTACCTTCAAATTTTGAAGCTATAGCACATTCTTTTGTTTTAACACTTATTTCTTCAGGCTTAAAG AACCCAAACGACAGCCTTGTGGTCCGATTCTTTCAGCTTCCCCTGTCTCTCAGGAATATATCCTTGGATCCTAACAATG GGGTGTTGTCTCCAGCATGCCAAAGATCTATTTTTGTATTATCAACAGGCATGTTGATGTTTGCTGCAAAGATATATCACATTCCTGATCTGAATGATTTGCTCAAGTCATTAGTTCCATGTGAT GTTGATCCGTATCTGGGTATTAGCGATGACCTTCAAGTATATGTAAGGCCTCAGATGGATATCAGAGGATATGGATCTGTTACTGATAATCAACTCGCTACATCATTGCTCCTGGAGTTGAGGAACAAGATATATGAATCTGAAAATATCATAATGGACATTTTAGTTCAGAATCTGTCTAGCATTACTGAG GTGGCTGCAGATGACCTGACTAAGCAACTGTCAGAATCATTCACACCTGATGATGCATTCATGTTTGGTCCACGATCAATACTTGAATTCGACCACAGTCAAACAGTTTCCCATTCCAAGGAATCATTGTCCTTTGATGGG GATTATCCAACAAATTCATTAGTTGAGGATGATGCAATAAGTGAAGCATCTGTTTTAGACATCTCTCGCTTCATCCCCAGAATGCCGCCTTCTCCATGTGTGCCCCATGTTATCAGCATTGGACAGCTTCTGGAATCG GCACTTGAGGTAGCTGGGCAAGTGGTAGGAACGTCTGTGACTACATCACCCCTACCATACAATACCATGGCTAGCCAGTGTGAAGCGCTTGGCACAGGCACAAGGAAGAAACTCTCCAATTGGTTGGCACATGAAAATCACCAAAGCAGACTAGTTGACAAATTATCTCCAGCGTTTCCTGCAGATGGACACTTAGCACTCAAAAGG